A section of the Salinisphaera sp. T31B1 genome encodes:
- a CDS encoding Rne/Rng family ribonuclease encodes MKRILINATQPEELRVAIVDGQKLHDLDIEVGSREQRKANVYKGRVTRVEPSLEAAFIDYGGNRHGFLPLKEVAKEYFDKSKQNADGGKGNGKDSIKYALTEGQEIIVQVEKEERGNKGAALTTFVSLAGRYLVLMPNNPRAGGVSRRIEGEERNELREALNQVQVPNGMGVIVRTAGVGRCAEELQWDLDYLAQVWKAINDAADERKAPFLIYQESNVIIRALRDYLRDDIGEVVIDQDDIYATGREFMQQVMPHALNKLKHYTDETPLFSRFQVESQIESAFEREVTLPSGGSIVIDHTEAMTSVDINSARATKGGGIEETAFNTNLEAAEEVARQLRIRDLGGLVVIDFIDMESAKNQREVENRLKQAAKVDRARVQIGRISRFGLLEMSRQRLKPSLSEYSSQACPRCLGRGSIRSVESLSLSILRLLEEEAMKPATGRVIVQLPIAVASFLLNEKRDDIAGVEKRSNTQVTLVPNSTLETPHYEIKRVRGDQLTEDQNNATSYRIDTNVEIEKPAEPDHAGRASATREEPAVKRVARPEAPVIEPKPAPEQQPQQAAVAVTTMTPWQQLWDALRRIFAGEAASAAQSDSEKRTAEQTKDSSSRQTRGKRSNNNNDSSESQASDGNSGGARKSRPSRNRRGGDSDGNSGKRSRRGGRNRRGGTKNDDQKSNDQKAGDQSGDRQKSGGKNQDTPKKNDKTDNDSAGSGQRVSAQSGTQDNLDRANEARQQARQDRAKAREEAEAKRDDTAPADADNTADSDKPTDSDSPAGQNASDSSTDNNGNGGRRRRRRGGRGRRGGRNRGANNANERGETDNSNEAGSNESAARQQDGPDTSAATDAEDGTHATPQAPRPADDRSQNNRSGPAADTRLDDSETDDSAPAAAPAEPADDTRNAAKPEPLTAPAPEEEEPWSAVTASDNARAASARKNATPDAPAEPETPVPDVSDDRSTSATPDQPEAVSVADNDDSADTNTEGGTPENDEGTASQAKPAKTRSRTRRRRKPATAAADAEQTSTTANSGDSNGSTPTPAAAAAADARDKADTAQPSEAAAETDDTPPTLHDEPAAATVPTSESTTQDSTPLDEPSAADETRAEAPEAVDTAAQDATSLEQVETSAEQARTQATVDDSVVEESAGQAQADTETLPKARQSASVDDVTAAVDDTTERSLTQVETRASKASKPSEDDIASSS; translated from the coding sequence ATGAAACGTATTCTCATCAATGCCACCCAGCCGGAAGAGCTGCGCGTGGCCATCGTGGACGGCCAGAAGCTTCATGATCTAGATATCGAAGTCGGCAGCCGGGAGCAGCGCAAGGCCAACGTCTACAAGGGGCGCGTCACCCGGGTCGAGCCCAGCCTGGAAGCCGCCTTCATCGATTACGGCGGCAACCGCCACGGGTTCCTGCCCCTCAAGGAAGTCGCCAAGGAATATTTCGACAAGTCGAAGCAGAACGCTGACGGCGGCAAGGGCAACGGCAAGGACAGCATCAAGTACGCGCTGACCGAAGGCCAGGAAATCATCGTCCAGGTCGAAAAGGAAGAGCGCGGCAACAAGGGCGCCGCGCTCACGACTTTCGTCAGCCTCGCCGGCCGCTATCTCGTGTTGATGCCCAACAATCCGCGTGCCGGGGGTGTGTCGCGCCGTATCGAGGGCGAAGAACGCAACGAACTGCGCGAAGCCCTCAACCAGGTCCAGGTACCCAACGGCATGGGCGTGATCGTGCGCACGGCCGGCGTGGGACGTTGCGCAGAAGAGCTGCAGTGGGATCTGGATTATCTGGCCCAGGTCTGGAAAGCGATCAACGACGCGGCCGACGAGCGCAAGGCACCGTTCCTGATCTATCAGGAATCCAACGTCATCATCCGTGCACTGCGGGACTATCTGCGTGACGACATCGGCGAAGTCGTCATCGACCAGGACGATATCTACGCCACCGGGCGCGAGTTCATGCAGCAGGTCATGCCGCATGCGCTTAACAAGCTCAAGCATTACACCGACGAAACGCCGCTGTTCTCGCGTTTCCAGGTCGAATCCCAGATCGAATCCGCGTTCGAGCGCGAAGTCACGCTGCCATCCGGCGGTTCGATCGTCATCGACCATACCGAGGCCATGACCTCGGTGGATATCAACTCGGCCCGCGCCACCAAGGGCGGCGGCATCGAGGAAACGGCCTTCAACACCAACCTCGAAGCCGCCGAGGAAGTCGCCCGTCAGCTGCGCATCCGCGATCTGGGCGGACTCGTGGTCATCGATTTCATCGACATGGAAAGCGCCAAGAACCAGCGCGAGGTCGAGAATCGGCTTAAACAGGCGGCCAAGGTGGACCGCGCTCGCGTACAGATCGGGCGTATCTCCCGGTTCGGACTGCTCGAGATGTCGCGTCAACGGCTCAAGCCGTCGTTGTCCGAATACTCGAGCCAGGCCTGCCCGCGTTGTCTCGGTCGAGGCAGCATCCGCAGCGTCGAATCGCTGTCGCTGTCTATCCTGCGCCTGCTCGAGGAGGAAGCGATGAAGCCGGCCACCGGCCGCGTCATCGTGCAACTGCCCATTGCCGTGGCGAGCTTCCTGCTCAACGAAAAGCGCGACGATATCGCCGGCGTGGAGAAACGCTCGAACACGCAGGTCACTCTCGTGCCCAACAGCACGCTGGAGACCCCCCACTACGAGATCAAGCGCGTCCGCGGTGATCAACTCACCGAAGACCAGAACAACGCGACCAGCTACCGGATCGACACCAACGTCGAAATCGAAAAGCCGGCCGAACCCGACCATGCCGGACGTGCATCGGCCACGCGCGAAGAGCCGGCCGTCAAGCGCGTCGCGCGCCCGGAAGCGCCGGTCATCGAACCCAAGCCCGCGCCCGAACAACAGCCGCAGCAGGCCGCGGTTGCGGTCACGACCATGACGCCCTGGCAGCAGTTGTGGGACGCGTTGCGGCGCATCTTCGCCGGCGAAGCCGCCTCGGCCGCACAGAGCGACAGCGAAAAACGTACGGCCGAGCAGACGAAGGACTCGAGCAGCCGCCAGACCCGCGGCAAGCGCTCGAACAACAACAACGACAGCAGCGAGAGCCAGGCCAGCGATGGCAACAGCGGCGGCGCGCGCAAGTCGCGGCCCAGCCGTAATCGCCGCGGTGGTGACAGCGACGGCAACAGCGGCAAACGTTCCCGTCGCGGCGGCCGTAATCGCCGTGGCGGTACGAAGAACGACGATCAGAAGTCCAACGATCAAAAGGCCGGCGACCAGAGCGGCGATCGCCAGAAGTCCGGTGGCAAGAACCAGGACACGCCGAAGAAAAACGACAAGACGGATAACGACAGCGCCGGCAGCGGCCAGCGCGTATCCGCCCAGTCAGGTACGCAGGACAATCTGGATCGAGCCAACGAAGCACGCCAGCAGGCGCGCCAGGACCGAGCCAAGGCACGCGAGGAAGCCGAAGCCAAGCGCGACGACACCGCGCCCGCCGACGCCGACAATACGGCCGACAGCGACAAGCCGACCGACTCGGACTCTCCGGCTGGACAGAACGCAAGCGACAGCAGCACGGACAACAACGGCAACGGCGGCCGTCGGCGCCGTCGGCGCGGCGGACGCGGGCGACGCGGCGGACGCAACCGTGGCGCCAACAACGCCAATGAGCGTGGCGAGACCGACAACAGCAACGAGGCCGGCTCGAACGAATCGGCCGCACGGCAGCAGGACGGCCCGGACACCTCGGCCGCCACGGACGCCGAAGACGGCACACATGCCACGCCGCAGGCCCCCCGGCCAGCCGACGATCGCTCGCAAAACAACCGGAGCGGCCCCGCGGCCGATACGCGGCTGGATGACAGCGAAACCGACGACAGCGCACCGGCGGCCGCCCCGGCCGAACCGGCAGATGACACGCGCAACGCCGCCAAGCCGGAGCCGCTGACGGCCCCCGCACCGGAGGAGGAAGAGCCCTGGTCGGCCGTCACGGCCAGCGACAACGCACGGGCCGCCTCCGCGCGCAAGAACGCGACGCCCGATGCACCCGCCGAACCCGAAACGCCCGTACCGGATGTCTCCGACGACCGCTCGACATCTGCAACGCCGGACCAGCCCGAGGCCGTATCGGTCGCTGACAACGACGACAGCGCCGATACAAACACAGAGGGCGGCACACCGGAAAACGACGAGGGGACGGCCAGCCAGGCCAAACCGGCCAAGACCCGTTCGCGTACGCGCCGCCGGCGCAAGCCGGCAACAGCCGCAGCCGACGCGGAACAGACGTCGACGACGGCCAACAGCGGCGATTCGAACGGATCGACGCCGACGCCAGCCGCGGCCGCGGCGGCAGACGCCCGCGACAAGGCCGACACGGCGCAGCCGTCCGAGGCCGCAGCCGAGACAGACGATACGCCGCCAACTCTGCATGACGAACCGGCCGCGGCGACGGTACCGACAAGCGAGAGCACGACACAGGACAGCACGCCGCTCGACGAGCCTTCGGCGGCTGACGAGACTCGTGCCGAGGCTCCGGAGGCCGTCGATACGGCGGCCCAGGATGCCACCTCGCTCGAGCAGGTCGAAACCTCGGCAGAACAGGCGCGCACGCAGGCCACGGTCGACGACTCCGTGGTCGAAGAGTCGGCCGGTCAGGCGCAGGCGGATACCGAGACGCTACCCAAGGCCCGTCAAAGCGCGTCCGTGGACGACGTAACCGCTGCGGTCGACGACACCACCGAGCGCTCGCTCACCCAGGTCGAGACGCGCGCGTCGAAGGCTAGCAAGCCGTCGGAAGACGATATCGCGTCCAGCAGCTGA
- a CDS encoding low molecular weight protein-tyrosine-phosphatase, giving the protein MNEQASIRVLFVCLGNICRSPTAHGVFRARVDAAGLAERIEIDSAGTGDWHIGKPPDARAAASAANRGVDIDDLRARQVRVEDFDTFDYVLAMDGENLADLQGLSGRASERRARIALLSEFSDRYRGKSVPDPYFGGDDGFERVLDMIEDSTDGLLAEITARLD; this is encoded by the coding sequence ATGAACGAACAAGCCTCTATCCGTGTCCTGTTCGTCTGCCTTGGCAATATCTGCCGATCGCCGACGGCCCACGGCGTGTTCCGTGCGCGTGTCGACGCTGCCGGTCTGGCCGAGCGCATCGAGATCGATTCCGCGGGTACCGGCGACTGGCATATCGGTAAGCCGCCGGATGCACGGGCCGCGGCCAGCGCGGCCAACCGGGGCGTGGATATCGATGATCTCCGCGCCCGTCAGGTCCGCGTCGAGGACTTCGACACGTTCGACTACGTGCTGGCCATGGACGGCGAGAATCTTGCCGACCTGCAAGGCTTGTCGGGCCGCGCGTCCGAGCGGCGTGCCCGGATCGCACTGCTGAGCGAGTTCAGTGATCGCTATCGTGGCAAATCCGTGCCCGATCCGTATTTCGGCGGAGACGATGGCTTCGAGCGCGTTCTCGACATGATCGAGGATTCGACCGACGGCCTGTTGGCCGAGATCACGGCTCGCCTGGACTGA
- the kdsB gene encoding 3-deoxy-manno-octulosonate cytidylyltransferase encodes MSFVVVIPARLASTRLPGKVLREIAGEPMLAHVCRAARASRAETVIVAADSPQIAAVAEANGVEAVLTRDDHACGSDRIAEVVVTRGLADEAIVVNVQADEPLMPPSLIDQVGDALVGDRSADMASAYTRIDTHEAFVDPNIVKVVVDARGQARYFSRAPIPFHRDSGNREFSPLACRHLGIYGYRVGALKRFSAAPPGALEQHESLEQLRAFDLGLTISMVEAWELPGPGVDTEADLLRVEKQLGEKTQ; translated from the coding sequence GTGAGTTTCGTCGTCGTCATTCCAGCGCGCCTGGCCAGCACGCGGCTACCCGGCAAGGTACTGCGCGAGATCGCCGGCGAGCCGATGCTCGCGCATGTCTGCCGGGCGGCGAGGGCGAGTCGCGCCGAGACGGTCATCGTGGCCGCCGATAGTCCGCAGATTGCCGCTGTTGCCGAGGCAAACGGCGTCGAGGCCGTACTCACACGGGACGATCACGCCTGCGGTAGCGACCGTATCGCCGAGGTCGTGGTCACGCGTGGCCTGGCCGACGAGGCGATCGTGGTGAACGTTCAGGCAGACGAACCGTTGATGCCGCCCAGTCTGATCGATCAGGTCGGCGACGCGCTGGTCGGCGACCGCAGCGCGGATATGGCCAGCGCCTACACCCGAATCGATACGCATGAGGCGTTCGTCGATCCGAATATCGTCAAGGTCGTGGTCGATGCACGTGGTCAGGCGCGGTATTTCTCACGCGCGCCGATCCCCTTTCACCGGGACAGCGGCAATCGCGAGTTCAGCCCGCTGGCCTGTCGACACCTGGGCATCTATGGCTATCGCGTCGGCGCGCTCAAGCGGTTTTCGGCTGCACCGCCGGGAGCGCTCGAACAGCACGAGTCTCTGGAACAGCTGCGGGCCTTCGATCTGGGGTTGACTATCTCCATGGTCGAGGCGTGGGAATTGCCGGGTCCCGGCGTGGATACAGAAGCCGATCTGTTACGGGTCGAGAAACAGCTGGGGGAGAAAACCCAATGA
- the lpxK gene encoding tetraacyldisaccharide 4'-kinase codes for MRPLAWLFGLIVRLRRWAYARRWLTVERVGVPVLVIGNITVGGSGKTPLALALIDRLGARGLRVGVVSRGYGGQADRYPLVVSTATPATEAGDEPLLLARTGRAVVAVDPVRPRAARYLVERYGVQVILADDGLQHYALARDAEIAVTDTRRGLGNGWLLPAGPLREPASRLNEVDLSLRHGRDGDFYLVPDQVTAVVGDHARPLSDFEAAEVHAVAGIGDPERFFAMLRDAGLRVIAHPMNDHHRFVRADIDFDDGRPVLMTAKDAVKCSAFADRRHWAVDVQPRLSATGERRIDALLDRLCAGIPPQEITPS; via the coding sequence ATGCGCCCGCTCGCGTGGTTGTTCGGTCTCATCGTCCGGCTGCGCCGATGGGCGTACGCACGCCGCTGGCTGACGGTCGAGCGCGTCGGCGTGCCGGTCCTGGTGATCGGCAATATTACCGTCGGCGGCAGCGGAAAGACGCCGCTGGCGCTCGCACTCATCGATCGGCTCGGCGCACGCGGGTTGCGGGTGGGGGTGGTATCGCGCGGCTATGGTGGCCAGGCTGATCGCTATCCCTTGGTTGTGAGCACCGCAACGCCCGCGACCGAAGCCGGCGACGAACCGTTGCTGCTCGCCCGTACCGGCCGGGCGGTGGTTGCGGTGGACCCGGTACGGCCGCGGGCGGCGCGGTATCTGGTGGAACGATACGGCGTGCAGGTCATCCTCGCCGACGACGGACTTCAGCACTATGCGCTGGCCCGCGACGCCGAGATTGCGGTGACCGACACGAGACGGGGACTGGGCAACGGCTGGCTGTTGCCGGCCGGGCCGCTGCGCGAGCCGGCCTCGCGGTTGAATGAAGTCGATCTGTCGCTACGTCACGGGCGCGACGGCGATTTTTATCTCGTGCCGGACCAGGTAACCGCGGTGGTCGGCGACCACGCGCGCCCGCTCAGCGACTTCGAGGCGGCCGAGGTGCATGCGGTAGCCGGCATCGGCGATCCCGAACGGTTCTTCGCCATGCTGCGAGACGCCGGGCTGCGCGTCATCGCCCATCCGATGAACGATCATCACCGGTTCGTGCGCGCGGATATCGACTTCGACGACGGCCGGCCCGTGCTCATGACCGCAAAGGACGCGGTAAAATGCAGCGCGTTTGCCGATCGCCGGCATTGGGCGGTCGATGTGCAACCTCGGCTGAGCGCCACCGGCGAGCGTCGTATCGACGCGTTGCTCGATCGGCTGTGTGCCGGCATCCCGCCACAGGAGATAACCCCATCGTGA
- the msbA gene encoding lipid A export permease/ATP-binding protein MsbA, whose translation MARKKIETDMPIAEIYPRLLRYTWAHKRWLGIAAVGMAGYAAADTALIYILKPLLDGSIVDRDPWMIRWIPAFMLLLFLFRGAFGFASSYGMSWVANRVIYNVRTDIFSQFLRLPSSFFDANSTGKTTAKLTYYTGQISGAATSAITIMIQDSLRIVGFTFLMFWINWSLALITLLVGPVIAVIVSHVSKRFRRYSVSIQQSMSDITHISEEVLTGQRVVKVFGGEEHERRGFDRINERNRRMSMRKATTTAASVPVIQLIAAFAVAFVVAVAVRDTGGGVMSPGDLAAFFGSMMAMMGPIKRLTSVNATIQAGMAAAGAIFELIDEPTEVDRGTRRIDRAQGRIDVEHLYFRYAGTDTDVLRDVSFHVEPGQTVAFVGRSGSGKSTLLSLLPRFYDYQQGRICLDGHPLPDYRMADLRSQISLVDQNVVLFNDTVAGNIAYGVLGGADRAAVEDAARRAYAANFIESLPDGYDTLVGQNGIMLSGGQRQRIAIARALLKNAPILILDEATSALDTESERAIQKGLDNLMRDRTTLVIAHRLSTIQDADRIVVMHDGALVEQGTHAELMAIDGHYRSLHDIQFSRPG comes from the coding sequence TTGGCACGCAAGAAAATCGAAACCGACATGCCGATCGCGGAAATCTATCCGCGGTTGTTGCGCTATACCTGGGCCCACAAGCGGTGGCTGGGTATCGCGGCGGTGGGCATGGCCGGCTACGCCGCGGCCGACACGGCGCTGATCTATATCCTCAAACCGTTGCTGGACGGCAGCATCGTGGATCGCGATCCCTGGATGATCCGCTGGATTCCCGCGTTCATGCTGTTGCTGTTCCTGTTTCGCGGGGCATTCGGGTTTGCCTCCAGCTATGGCATGTCGTGGGTGGCTAACCGCGTCATATACAACGTGCGGACCGATATCTTCTCGCAGTTTCTGCGTCTGCCGTCGAGCTTTTTCGATGCCAACTCCACGGGCAAGACCACGGCCAAGCTGACCTACTACACCGGTCAGATTTCGGGTGCCGCGACCAGCGCGATCACGATCATGATCCAGGATTCGCTGCGTATCGTGGGCTTCACCTTCCTGATGTTCTGGATCAACTGGTCGCTGGCGCTGATCACGCTGCTGGTGGGGCCGGTGATCGCGGTCATCGTCAGCCACGTGTCCAAACGCTTCAGGCGGTACAGCGTGAGCATCCAGCAGTCGATGAGCGATATCACGCACATCAGCGAGGAAGTGCTCACCGGCCAGCGCGTGGTCAAGGTCTTCGGCGGCGAGGAGCACGAGCGGCGCGGCTTCGACCGGATCAACGAACGCAATCGACGCATGTCGATGCGCAAGGCCACCACCACCGCGGCGAGCGTCCCGGTCATTCAGCTGATTGCAGCCTTTGCCGTGGCCTTCGTGGTTGCCGTGGCCGTGCGCGATACCGGCGGCGGAGTGATGTCGCCGGGCGATCTGGCCGCCTTCTTCGGCTCGATGATGGCGATGATGGGTCCGATCAAGCGGCTGACCAGCGTCAACGCGACCATTCAGGCGGGCATGGCCGCGGCGGGCGCCATCTTCGAACTGATCGACGAGCCCACCGAGGTTGATCGGGGCACGCGGCGTATCGATCGCGCGCAGGGGCGAATCGACGTCGAGCATCTGTACTTCCGATATGCCGGTACGGATACGGACGTGCTGCGTGACGTCAGCTTCCACGTCGAACCCGGCCAGACGGTGGCTTTCGTGGGTCGATCGGGCAGTGGCAAATCGACGCTGCTGTCGCTTCTGCCCCGGTTCTACGACTACCAGCAGGGACGCATCTGTCTGGACGGTCACCCCTTGCCGGACTACCGCATGGCCGATCTGCGCAGCCAGATCAGCCTGGTGGACCAGAATGTGGTGCTGTTCAATGATACTGTCGCCGGAAACATTGCCTATGGCGTGCTCGGCGGCGCGGACCGAGCCGCCGTCGAGGACGCGGCCCGGCGGGCGTATGCAGCGAATTTCATCGAGTCGCTGCCCGATGGCTACGACACACTGGTGGGACAGAACGGCATCATGTTGTCGGGCGGCCAGCGCCAGCGCATCGCCATCGCGCGTGCGCTGCTCAAGAATGCGCCGATCCTGATTCTCGACGAAGCCACGTCGGCGCTGGACACCGAATCCGAACGCGCGATTCAGAAAGGGCTCGACAATCTCATGCGCGATCGTACGACGCTGGTCATCGCCCACCGGCTGTCGACGATTCAGGACGCCGACCGCATCGTGGTCATGCACGACGGCGCGCTGGTCGAGCAGGGGACCCACGCCGAGTTGATGGCCATAGACGGCCACTACCGCAGCCTGCACGACATCCAGTTTTCGCGGCCCGGCTGA
- a CDS encoding biopolymer transporter ExbD: protein MKFTRPNDVEPTINITPLIDVVFILLIFFMVSARFVDEHDLALDLPAADAATATPSARALIVAVAADGGYRVDGARVSGPALAASLAKLRTRYPHRPLRLRADGDARHAAVVHAMDAASAAGFARVDIATRTH from the coding sequence GTGAAGTTCACCCGCCCAAACGACGTCGAGCCTACGATCAATATCACGCCGCTGATCGATGTGGTGTTCATTCTGCTCATCTTCTTCATGGTGTCGGCACGATTCGTCGACGAACATGATCTGGCGCTCGATCTGCCGGCGGCGGACGCGGCCACGGCTACGCCGTCGGCGCGGGCGTTGATCGTCGCGGTCGCGGCCGACGGGGGCTATCGTGTCGACGGCGCGCGCGTGAGTGGCCCGGCGTTGGCGGCATCGCTTGCGAAGCTGCGGACACGGTATCCGCACCGTCCGCTGCGCCTGCGCGCCGACGGCGATGCACGACATGCCGCCGTGGTTCACGCCATGGACGCCGCCAGCGCCGCCGGTTTTGCGCGCGTGGATATCGCGACGCGCACCCACTGA
- a CDS encoding MotA/TolQ/ExbB proton channel family protein, translated as MGEMLAAGGWLMLPIGLCSVLGLAIVIERAWTLRAASVVPPSLSEQKSRLAGRATLSTADRQSLEAHSPLGRVWAAVLATRNEPQELRREHIEEAGRAAAQDMARYLNTLGTIAAITPLLGLLGTVAGMIHLFAGMTAAGIGDAQALAGGIGQALVTTAAGLCVAIPALVAYRYFNGCIEQRALMLERQALQLMDAQRQAMAS; from the coding sequence ATGGGCGAGATGCTCGCTGCCGGCGGCTGGCTGATGCTGCCGATCGGACTGTGCTCGGTGCTGGGCCTGGCGATCGTGATCGAACGGGCATGGACGCTGCGCGCGGCCTCTGTGGTGCCGCCGTCGCTGAGCGAGCAGAAATCCCGGTTGGCCGGGCGCGCCACGCTCTCGACGGCCGATCGGCAATCGCTTGAAGCGCATAGCCCGCTCGGACGAGTGTGGGCGGCCGTTCTCGCCACACGGAACGAGCCGCAGGAACTCAGACGCGAACATATCGAGGAGGCCGGCCGCGCGGCGGCACAGGATATGGCGCGCTATCTGAACACGCTGGGCACGATCGCTGCGATCACACCGCTGCTGGGCCTGCTCGGTACGGTGGCGGGCATGATTCATCTGTTCGCCGGTATGACTGCCGCCGGTATCGGCGATGCACAGGCGCTGGCGGGCGGTATCGGTCAGGCGCTGGTCACGACTGCAGCGGGGTTGTGTGTCGCCATTCCGGCACTCGTGGCTTATCGCTATTTCAACGGCTGTATCGAACAGCGTGCGTTGATGCTGGAACGACAAGCGCTGCAACTGATGGATGCCCAGCGCCAGGCCATGGCCTCGTGA